The following coding sequences lie in one Heteronotia binoei isolate CCM8104 ecotype False Entrance Well chromosome 6, APGP_CSIRO_Hbin_v1, whole genome shotgun sequence genomic window:
- the ATOH7 gene encoding transcription factor ATOH7, giving the protein MKPCKLNNNMESGLEAGSQCRSGTTCTAKCGSERLENAAKRRLAANARERKRMQGLNTAFDRLRKVVPQWGQDKKLSKYETLQMALSYIMALTRILAEAERYNAEKDWINFHCEHFHQENCHAYTGQKMAAEADPYAQRLFGFQPDSY; this is encoded by the coding sequence ATGAAGCCCTGCAAACTGAATAATAATATGGAGTCTGGCTTGGAAGCTGGCTCGCAGTGCAGAAGTGGGACAACCTGCACAGCCAAGTGTGGCTCTGAACGTCTGGAGAACGCTGCCAAGAGGAGACTGGCAGCTAATGCCAGGGAACGGAAGAGGATGCAAGGGCTCAACACCGCCTTCGACCGCCTGCGCAAAGTGGTCccccagtggggacaggacaagaAGCTCTCCAAGTACGAGACCCTGCAGATGGCCCTGAGTTACATCATGGCCCTGACCAGGATCCTCGCTGAAGCAGAGAGGTACAacgctgagaaagactggattaaCTTCCACTGTGAGCACTTCCACCAGGAAAATTGCCATGCTTACACGGGGCAGAAGATGGCTGCGGAAGCTGACCCGTACGCGCAGAGACTTTTCGGCTTCCAGCCTGACAGCTACTAA